Proteins encoded by one window of Musa acuminata AAA Group cultivar baxijiao chromosome BXJ2-9, Cavendish_Baxijiao_AAA, whole genome shotgun sequence:
- the LOC135623018 gene encoding mitogen-activated protein kinase kinase 5-like: MRPGTVPLRPGQHGVSSRARRRPDLTLPLPQRDPAIAVPLPLPPPSAPSTMGAPSAGPSIGPPSFTTTSSSSSSQPPSLSDLERVRRIGSGSGGTVWLVRHRTTGRHYALKVIYGNHEDAVRRQILREIEILRTADNPFVVRCHAMYDDGGEIQILLEFMDGGSLEGRRITSEPFLADVARQVLAGLAYLHRRKIVHRDIKPSNLLIDSGGRVKIADFGVSRILAQTMDPCNSSVGTIAYMSPERINTDLNHGLYDGYAGDIWSFGLSILEFCLGRFPFGDNIGRQGDWASLMCAICYADPPEAPPTASREFRSFISCCLQKDPARRLPAVQLLQHPFITNNHPSLTSSTHP, encoded by the coding sequence ATGAGACCCGGGACGGTCCCGTTGCGGCCAGGTCAGCACGGCGTCTCGAGCCGGGCACGCCGCCGGCCCGACCTAACGCTTCCTCTTCCACAGAGGGACCCCGCCATCGCCGTTCCCCTCCCCCTCCCACCGCCGTCCGCCCCGTCCACCATGGGCGCCCCTTCGGCGGGACCATCGATTGGGCCACCCTCTTTCACTACCACCTCCTCATCATCGTCGTCCCAGCCGCCGAGCTTGTCCGACCTCGAGCGGGTACGACGCattggcagcgggagcggcggcaCCGTGTGGTTGGTCCGCCACCGAACCACCGGCCGGCACTACGCCCTCAAGGTCATCTACGGCAACCACGAGGACGCCGTCCGGCGCCAGATCCTGCGTGAGATCGAGATCCTCCGCACGGCCGACAACCCCTTCGTGGTCCGGTGCCACGCGATGTACGACGACGGCGGCGAGATCCAGATCCTGCTCGAGTTCATGGACGGCGGCTCCCTCGAGGGCCGCCGCATCACCTCCGAGCCCTTCCTCGCCGACGTCGCCCGCCAGGTCCTCGCGGGGCTCGCCTATCTCCACCGCAGGAAGATCGTGCACCGCGACATCAAGCCCTCCAACCTCCTCATCGACTCCGGCGGCCGCGTCAAGATCGCCGACTTCGGCGTCAGCCGGATCCTGGCGCAGACCATGGACCCCTGCAACTCCTCCGTCGGCACCATCGCGTACATGAGCCCCGAGCGGATCAACACCGATCTCAATCACGGGCTCTACGACGGCTACGCCGGCGACATCTGGAGCTTCGGCCTCAGCATCCTCGAGTTCTGCCTCGGCCGCTTCCCCTTCGGCGACAACATCGGCCGGCAGGGGGATTGGGCATCGCTCATGTGCGCCATCTGCTACGCCGATCCACCGGAGGCGCCGCCCACCGCCTCCCGCGAGTTCCGGAGCTTCATCTCCTGCTGCCTGCAGAAGGATCCGGCGCGGCGCCTCCCCGCGGTGCAGCTCCTCCAGCACCCGTTCATCACCAACAACCACCCCTCCTTGACATCCTCCACCCACCCATGA